A single genomic interval of Deltaproteobacteria bacterium harbors:
- the dnaB gene encoding replicative DNA helicase codes for MAEEAIQQPRVGGHVVLLQIVGRGGIEGLRILDGEELLALLVAFLGPLATFPAQVLGKRRPAGEQTLEVRLVLRIPGAALERVAVALVAAGGAAPIAHLVDFTPASLLPRPVVVSHRRSTGIHRITRLRFTGFLGEGLSDPHAQDGPVSVPANVVALPHGRVPPHNLDAEKSLLGGILLDTEAFPEVVEIVRAEEFYRDGHRKVFEAMSALFGKSQPIDRITVKDELTAMGAFEAVGGDEFIDLLDKIVPTAANLAYYAKIVHEKALARRLIEAASSIAQLGYEQHGDVGEFADECERRIFAVTEQRNAVSFVHVKPIIAATFKNIEALYERQEEITGIPTGFADLDRLTSGFQPGDLVILAARPSMGKAQPLNAPVLTPSGYVPMGTIQTGSLVIGADGESHRVLGVYPQGDKQVFRLRFTDGATVECCDEHLWFTTSRLESRRPGGEGSVKTLAEIRRTLHVAGEPGRLNHRIPIVAPIKFATRQQPRLLPPYLLGLLLGDGSFRNFSVRFDGAEADVHDRLRAHLPESDSVSVNGITARVRRRSGEPTEKMHRLLGALAAAEDAGHRPSLAELCEATGTTSAVVVHGRLVSLRAKGFVDWQPNQKRGVRLTDAGRRRAAEPCPSPRRASTTRLALEHYGLYGLSSDEKFIPDDYLHASVAERLDLLRGLLDTDGHVIVPGGRAVEFTVTSERLADGVVWLVRSLGGIISRREKVTSYQYRGERRVGLPAVRVRLWFPNGIVPVSSKKHVARWDTTADRFVGRFIESVELIGTKPCQCIFVDSDDHLYVTSDFVVTHNTAFCLNIASHVGCHAQYQNKRCGVGVFSLEMPKEQLVMRMLSSEARVDSQRIRTGKLIESDWAKLAQAAGVLADANIHIDDSPAISALELRAKCRRLFARYENSEQPIRMIVVDYLQLMRGNERIDSREQQIAEISRSLKSLAKELRIPVLALSQLNRSLEKRPDKRPMMSDLRESGSLEQDADTILFIYREEVYEKDKEDVKGVAEINIGKQRNGPIGTANLAFIHEHTRFENLAREY; via the coding sequence ATGGCCGAGGAGGCGATCCAGCAGCCGCGGGTCGGCGGGCATGTCGTTCTTCTTCAGATAGTCGGTCGCGGCGGCATAGAAGGCCTTCGGATCCTCGATGGCGAAGAGCTTCTTGCGCTCCTCGTCGCCTTCCTCGGTCCCCTCGCCACCTTTCCCGCGCAGGTGCTCGGGAAGCGGCGCCCCGCCGGAGAACAGACGCTCGAGGTTCGTCTTGTACTTCGTATACCCGGTGCTGCGCTCGAACGAGTCGCGGTCGCGCTGGTCGCGGCGGGTGGGGCCGCCCCGATCGCGCATCTTGTCGATTTCACGCCAGCTTCTCTTCTGCCGCGGCCGGTCGTCGTCAGTCACAGGCGCTCCACAGGAATCCACAGGATAACAAGATTGCGCTTCACAGGCTTCTTGGGCGAGGGACTGTCAGACCCTCATGCGCAGGATGGACCTGTGAGCGTTCCCGCCAACGTCGTCGCCCTGCCCCACGGCCGCGTGCCGCCTCACAATCTGGACGCGGAGAAGAGCCTCCTCGGCGGCATCCTGCTCGACACCGAGGCGTTCCCCGAGGTGGTCGAGATCGTCCGCGCGGAGGAGTTCTACCGCGACGGACACCGCAAGGTCTTCGAGGCGATGAGCGCGCTGTTCGGCAAGAGCCAGCCCATCGACCGCATCACCGTCAAGGACGAGCTGACGGCCATGGGCGCGTTCGAGGCCGTTGGCGGCGACGAGTTCATCGACCTGCTGGACAAGATCGTCCCCACCGCGGCGAACCTCGCCTACTACGCGAAGATCGTCCACGAGAAGGCGCTGGCGCGCCGCCTGATCGAGGCGGCCAGCTCCATCGCCCAGCTCGGATACGAGCAGCACGGAGACGTCGGCGAGTTCGCCGACGAATGCGAGCGCCGCATCTTCGCCGTCACCGAGCAGCGCAACGCGGTGAGCTTCGTGCACGTGAAGCCCATCATCGCCGCCACCTTCAAGAACATCGAGGCGCTCTACGAGCGGCAGGAAGAGATCACCGGCATCCCCACGGGCTTCGCCGACCTCGATCGGCTCACCAGCGGCTTCCAGCCCGGCGACCTCGTGATCCTCGCGGCGAGGCCCAGCATGGGGAAAGCCCAGCCGCTGAACGCCCCGGTCCTGACGCCTTCCGGCTACGTTCCGATGGGAACCATTCAAACTGGGTCTCTGGTGATCGGCGCCGACGGGGAGTCCCATCGGGTCCTTGGCGTCTATCCTCAAGGTGACAAACAGGTCTTTCGCCTCCGCTTCACCGACGGCGCCACTGTCGAATGCTGCGATGAGCACCTGTGGTTTACGACGTCCCGGCTGGAGAGCCGCAGACCAGGCGGCGAAGGATCGGTCAAGACACTTGCGGAGATTCGCCGCACGCTCCACGTCGCCGGAGAACCGGGCCGCCTCAATCACAGGATCCCTATCGTTGCTCCAATCAAGTTCGCAACTCGACAGCAGCCACGCCTTCTTCCGCCGTACCTCCTCGGACTCCTTCTAGGCGACGGCAGCTTCCGCAATTTCAGCGTGCGATTCGACGGCGCGGAAGCCGACGTGCACGACCGGTTGCGTGCACACTTGCCTGAGTCGGATTCCGTGTCCGTCAACGGCATCACCGCTCGCGTGCGGCGGCGATCCGGCGAGCCGACGGAGAAGATGCACCGTCTCCTCGGTGCTCTGGCAGCGGCCGAGGACGCCGGTCACCGCCCAAGCCTCGCCGAGCTTTGCGAGGCGACCGGCACAACGAGTGCGGTCGTGGTTCACGGCCGGCTGGTGAGCCTGCGCGCGAAGGGATTCGTGGACTGGCAGCCAAATCAGAAGCGAGGTGTACGCCTGACAGACGCAGGAAGACGTCGTGCAGCCGAACCCTGTCCGTCACCGCGCCGCGCTTCGACAACCCGGTTGGCACTCGAGCACTATGGGCTCTACGGATTGAGCAGCGACGAGAAATTCATTCCCGACGACTATCTCCATGCGAGCGTCGCTGAGCGGCTCGATCTGCTTCGCGGCCTTCTCGACACGGATGGCCACGTCATCGTTCCGGGAGGCCGCGCCGTTGAGTTTACGGTCACCTCCGAGCGGCTCGCGGATGGCGTCGTGTGGCTCGTCCGCTCACTGGGCGGAATCATCTCGCGACGCGAGAAGGTCACTTCATACCAATATCGGGGCGAACGCCGAGTTGGATTACCGGCCGTCCGGGTTCGCCTCTGGTTCCCGAATGGGATCGTTCCAGTCAGTTCGAAGAAGCATGTCGCGCGATGGGACACCACTGCCGATCGATTCGTCGGCAGATTCATCGAGTCAGTCGAGCTGATCGGAACGAAGCCCTGTCAGTGCATCTTCGTCGATAGCGACGATCACTTGTACGTCACGTCCGATTTCGTCGTCACCCACAACACCGCGTTCTGCCTGAACATCGCGAGCCACGTGGGGTGCCATGCGCAGTATCAGAACAAGCGCTGCGGTGTAGGCGTCTTCTCTCTCGAAATGCCGAAGGAACAGCTGGTGATGCGCATGCTCTCCAGCGAGGCACGCGTCGACTCGCAGCGCATCCGGACGGGCAAGCTGATCGAAAGTGACTGGGCCAAGCTGGCGCAGGCGGCAGGCGTCCTCGCGGACGCGAACATCCACATCGACGACTCGCCAGCCATCTCCGCCCTCGAGCTTCGGGCGAAGTGCAGGAGGTTGTTCGCGAGGTACGAGAACAGCGAGCAGCCCATCCGGATGATCGTCGTCGACTACCTCCAGCTGATGCGGGGCAACGAGCGCATCGACAGCCGCGAACAGCAGATCGCCGAGATCTCGCGCTCCCTGAAATCGCTGGCGAAAGAGCTGAGGATTCCCGTCCTCGCGCTGTCGCAGCTCAATCGATCCCTGGAAAAACGCCCCGACAAGCGACCGATGATGAGCGACCTGCGCGAGAGCGGCAGCCTGGAACAGGACGCAGACACCATCCTCTTCATCTATCGGGAGGAGGTCTACGAGAAGGACAAGGAGGACGTGAAAGGCGTCGCGGAGATCAACATCGGCAAACAGCGCAACGGCCCCATCGGCACGGCGAACCTCGCATTCATCCACGAGCACACGCGGTTTGAGAATCTGGCGAGGGAGTATTAG
- a CDS encoding HAMP domain-containing histidine kinase, with amino-acid sequence MPLGQTIRVRVAAPPTEARRLCTRLTRGGIPAELDDGSSRAEVLVAVDPGTDLTQFRGRVGWLVVLGTPGAAYFAAGADDVVVPGEPELLFRRLRAVLERLDLVSRVERLNERVTALEAGLADAAHDVRSPLQAVIGNAELLARDSSLTAAQRACAAACARQGLRAMQLAERILEAAKQRSRDVLAIGAVDLGGLVEAAVAQAQALATQQGVTLTAVPPSRPVEIRADGQLLARVLDNLIANAIRFSPRGGVVEAEAWRASPRFVRLSVKDQGDGIAPTELPKLIAGLGPGRGLRIAREIAERHGGEIWAESSAGNGSRFFIELPLHPPSSRPSVLLVSDDTRWLREVSRTLKSACDVRTARASAARIGTKHTDLVLLDPDQKPGKKLEALRSEAKGAQVPVIELPSQMAASRLARTLAHLAV; translated from the coding sequence ATGCCGTTGGGCCAGACCATCCGGGTCCGCGTCGCCGCTCCGCCCACCGAGGCGCGCCGGCTCTGTACCCGTCTTACGCGCGGCGGCATTCCCGCCGAGTTGGACGACGGCAGCTCGCGCGCCGAGGTGCTGGTCGCCGTCGACCCTGGCACGGATCTGACGCAGTTCCGCGGGCGGGTGGGTTGGCTCGTGGTGCTTGGCACTCCGGGAGCGGCGTACTTCGCTGCCGGCGCCGATGACGTGGTCGTGCCAGGCGAGCCCGAGCTCCTCTTCCGCAGGCTTCGCGCCGTGCTGGAAAGACTGGATCTGGTCTCGCGCGTCGAACGGCTCAACGAGCGCGTGACTGCGCTGGAAGCGGGCCTGGCGGACGCCGCGCACGACGTGCGGAGCCCGCTCCAGGCGGTGATCGGCAATGCGGAGCTGCTCGCGCGTGACAGCTCGCTCACCGCGGCGCAGCGCGCTTGCGCCGCGGCCTGCGCGCGACAGGGGCTGCGCGCGATGCAGCTCGCGGAGCGGATTCTCGAGGCCGCGAAGCAGCGAAGCCGCGACGTGCTCGCCATCGGCGCGGTCGATCTGGGCGGTCTGGTCGAAGCGGCGGTTGCGCAGGCGCAGGCCTTGGCCACGCAGCAGGGCGTGACGCTGACGGCGGTGCCACCCTCGCGGCCGGTGGAGATCCGCGCCGACGGACAGCTCCTCGCCCGCGTCCTCGACAACCTCATCGCCAACGCCATCCGCTTCTCTCCGCGCGGCGGCGTGGTCGAGGCGGAGGCCTGGCGCGCCAGCCCGCGGTTCGTGCGCCTGTCGGTGAAGGATCAGGGCGACGGGATTGCGCCGACGGAATTGCCGAAGCTCATCGCCGGCCTGGGCCCAGGGCGCGGGCTGCGCATCGCCCGCGAAATCGCCGAGCGGCACGGCGGCGAGATCTGGGCAGAGAGCAGCGCCGGGAATGGTTCGCGCTTCTTCATCGAGCTGCCGCTGCATCCGCCGTCGTCGCGACCGAGCGTGCTGCTCGTCTCCGACGACACGCGCTGGCTGCGGGAGGTGTCGCGCACGCTCAAGAGCGCCTGCGACGTTCGTACCGCCAGGGCCTCCGCGGCGCGCATCGGCACCAAGCATACCGACCTGGTCCTGCTCGACCCCGACCAGAAGCCGGGCAAGAAGCTGGAGGCGCTGCGGAGCGAGGCCAAGGGCGCCCAGGTGCCGGTCATCGAGCTGCCGAGCCAGATGGCGGCATCGCGGCTCGCCCGCACGCTTGCGCACCTCGCCGTCTGA
- a CDS encoding TlyA family RNA methyltransferase, whose product MKVRADVLVQRRGLAESRSRAQALILAGSVIAGDHRVEKPGHLLDEFVELRVKEQLRYVSRGGLKLEKALDHFALPVEGRICVDLGASTGGFTDVLLQRGALRVHAVDVGYGQLHARLRADARVVLHERINARELRLPESCAAAVADVSFISLKLVLPALVAALRPSDAWACVLVKPQFEAGRAEVGKGGVVRDRAVHARVVSEIADEFRKLGLAVQGSIESPVKGPAGNREYLVAAVRA is encoded by the coding sequence ATGAAGGTCCGCGCGGACGTGCTGGTGCAGCGGCGCGGACTGGCCGAGTCGCGCAGCCGTGCGCAGGCGTTGATCCTCGCCGGGAGCGTGATCGCCGGCGATCACCGCGTGGAGAAGCCGGGGCACCTCCTCGATGAATTCGTGGAGCTGCGGGTGAAGGAGCAGCTGCGCTACGTGTCGCGGGGCGGCCTCAAGCTGGAGAAGGCGCTCGACCACTTCGCGCTTCCCGTGGAAGGGAGGATCTGCGTCGATCTAGGCGCCTCCACCGGAGGATTCACCGACGTGCTCCTGCAGCGCGGCGCGCTGCGCGTCCATGCGGTGGACGTCGGCTATGGCCAGCTCCACGCGAGGTTGCGCGCGGACGCGCGCGTCGTGCTGCACGAGCGGATCAATGCCCGCGAGCTGAGATTGCCGGAGTCGTGCGCCGCGGCAGTTGCCGATGTCTCGTTCATCTCGCTCAAGCTCGTCCTGCCCGCGCTGGTGGCCGCGCTGCGGCCTTCGGACGCATGGGCGTGCGTGCTGGTGAAGCCGCAGTTCGAAGCGGGCAGGGCGGAGGTAGGCAAAGGTGGCGTGGTCCGCGACCGCGCCGTACATGCCCGTGTCGTTTCCGAGATCGCCGATGAGTTCCGCAAACTTGGGCTTGCGGTGCAGGGATCGATCGAGTCGCCCGTGAAGGGCCCTGCAGGCAATCGCGAGTATCTGGTCGCGGCCGTCCGGGCTTGA
- a CDS encoding response regulator has protein sequence MAGRKKIIIVDDDRETREMLKMALELEGYEVSQAANGLRLISTLHVDRPDLILLDVMMSWIDGFELCRAVKKNDEFRDIPVIFISAKKTANDIRTGLAAGASDYFSKPIDMERLLARIAQLIGPASPATPEQRR, from the coding sequence ATGGCAGGGCGGAAGAAGATCATCATCGTCGACGACGACCGCGAGACGCGCGAGATGCTGAAGATGGCGCTCGAGCTCGAGGGCTACGAGGTCTCGCAGGCGGCGAACGGCCTGCGGCTCATCTCCACCCTGCACGTGGACCGGCCCGACCTGATCCTGCTCGACGTGATGATGAGCTGGATCGACGGGTTCGAGCTCTGCCGCGCGGTGAAGAAGAACGACGAGTTCCGTGACATCCCGGTGATCTTCATCTCCGCGAAGAAGACCGCCAACGACATCCGCACCGGCCTTGCCGCTGGCGCTTCCGACTACTTCAGCAAGCCCATCGACATGGAGCGCCTGCTCGCCCGCATCGCCCAGCTCATCGGGCCCGCGAGTCCGGCCACGCCCGAACAGCGGCGATGA
- the xseB gene encoding exodeoxyribonuclease VII small subunit, with product MADATAQPVSEKYEEIVSRLGKVVERLEGGGLSLEESIAAFEEGIRLARAGAAKLEEAERKVEVLLEGDRTAPFSGQEK from the coding sequence GTGGCCGATGCGACTGCACAACCCGTCTCGGAGAAGTACGAGGAGATCGTCTCGCGCCTCGGCAAGGTGGTGGAGCGCCTGGAAGGGGGCGGGTTGTCGCTGGAGGAATCGATCGCCGCGTTCGAGGAAGGCATCCGCCTCGCCCGGGCCGGCGCAGCGAAGCTGGAGGAGGCGGAGCGCAAGGTGGAGGTGCTTCTGGAGGGGGACCGGACGGCGCCGTTCTCCGGTCAGGAGAAATAA
- a CDS encoding exodeoxyribonuclease VII large subunit produces MPERLPPKPATSAGQFDLFGKRANGPRVYSVSELTRELKVILEGRFPSVLVKGEVSNLRSPSSGHLYFTLKDAEACLDAVLFRTEARRLRFTVQNGLSIVARGRLAVYEPQGRYQLVCDTVEPLGAGALQIAFEQLKERLQKEGLFEAARKRKLPFLPRRVAVVTSPSGAAVHDFLRVLHRRHPNLAVLIVPARVQGEGAPQEIARGIVRAAKQPRVDVVVVTRGGGSLEDLWAFNEEVVARALCGCPVPTVSAVGHEIDVTIADYCADVRAPTPTAAAELIARVKDELVADLAQRKARLGRAMRAQLERKRGHLDKLRARVADPRRLIGDRKLRLDRARQRLEDLFHDHLASRQQMLRALRERLQAQHPRERLHRLEREVARLEQKLKALAGRALAARRHRYGGLTARLDALSPLKVLARGYAVAFDERGRALLQAAQVRAGERVRVRLHEGELSAQVIEKKNE; encoded by the coding sequence ATGCCGGAGCGATTGCCCCCGAAACCGGCCACCTCAGCGGGTCAATTCGATCTGTTCGGCAAGCGCGCCAACGGCCCCCGCGTCTATTCCGTCTCCGAGCTGACGCGCGAGCTGAAGGTCATTCTCGAAGGCCGGTTTCCCTCGGTCCTCGTAAAAGGCGAGGTGTCGAACCTGCGCTCCCCCTCCAGCGGCCATCTGTACTTCACGCTCAAGGATGCCGAGGCCTGTCTCGACGCGGTGCTCTTTCGGACCGAGGCGAGGCGGCTTCGATTCACCGTCCAGAACGGACTCTCGATTGTGGCCCGCGGCCGGCTCGCCGTGTACGAGCCGCAGGGCCGCTACCAGCTCGTCTGCGACACCGTCGAGCCGCTCGGAGCGGGCGCGCTGCAGATCGCGTTCGAGCAGCTGAAGGAGCGCCTCCAGAAGGAGGGGCTCTTCGAGGCGGCCCGCAAGAGGAAGCTGCCGTTCCTGCCCCGTCGGGTCGCGGTCGTCACCAGCCCGAGCGGGGCAGCGGTGCACGATTTTCTTCGCGTCCTGCACCGGCGGCATCCGAATCTCGCGGTGCTGATCGTGCCAGCGCGCGTCCAAGGCGAGGGGGCCCCGCAGGAGATCGCGCGCGGGATCGTGCGCGCCGCGAAGCAGCCCCGGGTCGACGTGGTGGTGGTCACCCGCGGCGGCGGCAGCCTCGAGGATCTCTGGGCGTTCAACGAGGAGGTGGTGGCGCGCGCCCTCTGTGGGTGTCCGGTCCCCACGGTGAGCGCGGTCGGCCACGAGATCGACGTCACCATCGCCGATTACTGCGCGGACGTGCGCGCGCCGACACCGACCGCCGCGGCTGAGCTGATCGCGCGCGTGAAAGACGAGCTGGTGGCGGATCTGGCCCAGCGCAAGGCGCGGCTGGGGCGGGCGATGCGCGCGCAGCTGGAGCGGAAGCGGGGACACCTCGACAAGCTTCGCGCCCGCGTCGCCGATCCGCGGCGGCTGATCGGCGATCGAAAGCTGCGCCTCGATCGCGCGCGGCAGCGTCTCGAGGACCTGTTCCACGACCATCTGGCCAGTCGCCAGCAGATGTTGCGGGCGCTGCGCGAGAGGCTGCAGGCGCAGCACCCGCGCGAGAGGCTGCACCGCCTCGAGCGGGAGGTTGCGCGGCTGGAGCAGAAACTGAAGGCGCTGGCCGGCCGCGCGCTGGCGGCGCGGCGGCACCGGTACGGAGGGCTGACCGCGCGCCTGGACGCGCTCTCCCCGCTGAAGGTCCTCGCCCGCGGATACGCAGTGGCGTTCGACGAACGGGGGCGCGCGCTGCTGCAGGCCGCGCAGGTCCGGGCTGGCGAGCGGGTACGCGTCCGGCTGCACGAGGGCGAGCTCTCCGCACAAGTCATCGAGAAGAAGAACGAGTAG
- a CDS encoding FHA domain-containing protein, which translates to MTGRSGPGARCCSTIPATIPRAAGTGPRRASCLPSPTLAPSDTVKRMPRLASRQQHCPSAVRPPAPTSPGGPSPEALAAAAERCAKGSVDATAPFAARRTANARLLVTAGPSKGSEFAVVGAVVTVGRAARNAVVISDISVSRQHLRLEQRSRGWLLVDSASGNGTCVNGHVVRRRGLRDGDEIAIGDTALRFLEAGGVIVWRDTAERSARSVARRRRVSLHGAIALAVVFIVAAAFIRRQRALDEAEAEQRRNGLHALARQKLEEGIALLKEERRREARAALMVAAELDGSDAEIARALQSFETDAPAAGPAAVMPENATTVTVSAAPAKPSHFSRGSQVPAVASASEAAGVPEGDGKRALAERHLLAARELRSEEDLPRAAAHLRAALESDPENATARLEMERVVERVREIYLRAYVAKDEEPEAARNGFARVAGALPAGDELAEKAERWLERLHGRGLR; encoded by the coding sequence ATGACAGGGCGCAGCGGGCCTGGCGCGAGGTGCTGCTCCACTATCCCGGCGACGATCCCGCGGGCTGCCGGCACCGGGCCGAGGAGAGCGTCGTGTCTTCCCAGCCCGACTTTGGCGCCGAGTGATACGGTGAAACGGATGCCGCGTCTCGCCTCTCGCCAGCAACACTGCCCTTCCGCCGTGCGGCCTCCGGCCCCGACGTCGCCCGGAGGACCGTCGCCCGAAGCGCTCGCTGCCGCCGCGGAGAGGTGCGCAAAGGGGAGCGTCGACGCGACGGCGCCCTTCGCTGCCAGACGGACGGCCAACGCACGGCTCCTCGTCACCGCCGGTCCGTCGAAGGGCAGCGAATTCGCCGTCGTCGGGGCGGTCGTCACCGTCGGGCGAGCGGCGCGGAACGCCGTCGTCATCTCCGACATCTCCGTCTCGCGCCAGCACCTCCGCCTGGAGCAGAGGAGCAGAGGCTGGCTGCTCGTCGACAGTGCCTCGGGGAATGGCACGTGCGTCAACGGGCATGTCGTGCGGCGGCGCGGGCTGCGCGACGGTGACGAGATCGCGATTGGAGATACCGCGCTTCGCTTCCTCGAGGCGGGCGGTGTCATCGTCTGGCGGGACACCGCCGAACGGTCGGCACGATCGGTGGCGCGGCGACGCCGCGTTTCCCTTCACGGCGCGATTGCGCTGGCTGTCGTCTTCATCGTCGCTGCCGCGTTCATCCGGCGCCAACGGGCTCTCGACGAGGCCGAAGCGGAGCAGCGACGCAACGGCCTGCACGCCCTCGCGCGGCAAAAGCTCGAAGAGGGGATCGCGCTGCTCAAGGAGGAGCGGCGCCGCGAGGCGAGGGCAGCGCTGATGGTCGCCGCGGAACTGGACGGGTCGGACGCCGAAATCGCGCGCGCTCTACAGTCCTTCGAGACAGATGCTCCGGCTGCGGGACCAGCGGCTGTCATGCCGGAGAACGCCACGACGGTGACCGTGTCCGCGGCACCCGCGAAGCCGTCGCACTTTTCGCGAGGGTCGCAAGTTCCGGCGGTGGCGTCCGCGTCAGAGGCAGCGGGCGTCCCGGAAGGCGACGGCAAGCGCGCCCTCGCCGAGCGACATCTGCTGGCGGCCCGCGAGCTCCGCTCGGAAGAGGATCTGCCGCGCGCAGCCGCCCATCTCCGCGCGGCGCTCGAGAGCGATCCCGAGAACGCGACTGCGCGTCTCGAGATGGAGCGGGTGGTGGAACGGGTCAGGGAAATCTACCTGCGCGCTTACGTGGCCAAGGACGAGGAGCCGGAGGCGGCGCGCAACGGCTTCGCGCGCGTCGCCGGCGCCCTGCCCGCCGGAGACGAACTGGCGGAGAAGGCGGAGCGCTGGCTCGAGAGATTGCACGGGAGGGGGCTGCGGTAA
- a CDS encoding FHA domain-containing protein, with protein sequence MSFALTIAAGSGRGQRFRFEGESVSIGRAPDNDVVLNDAGVSRTHARIERKASGWVLTDRASANGIALNGAAVVTAAPLREGDRIAVGPVTFEFRPGLEQIRWWHRSWIGTSRPARAGLVALAVLIAGIAVVCATESGQAIPMEQGDARSSGSRQASPRTPSGDLVAARAVYERGRRKLAERRVAPRNLYDAWAAFVAAAGHLKGATGAGPFRDELAGLVSECERDLRRECERLLFIAARFERYGQHDRAQRAWREVLLHYPGDDPAGCRHRAEESVVSSQPDFGAE encoded by the coding sequence GTGTCCTTCGCTCTCACCATCGCGGCGGGAAGCGGGCGCGGGCAGCGGTTCCGCTTCGAGGGAGAATCCGTCAGCATCGGGCGGGCGCCGGACAACGATGTGGTGCTCAACGACGCGGGCGTCTCGAGGACACACGCCCGAATCGAGCGGAAAGCGTCCGGGTGGGTGCTGACCGATCGCGCCTCGGCCAACGGCATCGCGCTGAACGGCGCCGCCGTCGTCACGGCCGCGCCGCTGCGCGAAGGCGATCGAATCGCGGTCGGACCGGTCACCTTCGAGTTCCGTCCCGGTCTGGAACAGATCAGGTGGTGGCATCGCTCGTGGATCGGGACTTCCCGGCCGGCGCGCGCCGGGCTCGTCGCGCTCGCGGTCCTGATCGCGGGGATCGCGGTCGTCTGCGCGACGGAATCCGGCCAGGCGATCCCGATGGAGCAGGGCGACGCGAGATCGAGCGGGTCGCGACAAGCCTCACCTCGGACACCGTCGGGCGATCTGGTGGCGGCCCGCGCCGTGTACGAGCGAGGCAGGCGGAAGCTGGCGGAGCGGCGGGTCGCTCCCCGCAACCTCTACGACGCGTGGGCGGCATTCGTCGCCGCGGCCGGACATCTGAAAGGCGCAACCGGGGCGGGCCCGTTCCGCGACGAGTTGGCCGGCCTCGTCTCGGAGTGCGAGCGAGATCTCCGCCGCGAATGCGAGAGGCTGCTCTTCATCGCCGCCCGGTTCGAGCGGTACGGGCAGCATGACAGGGCGCAGCGGGCCTGGCGCGAGGTGCTGCTCCACTATCCCGGCGACGATCCCGCGGGCTGCCGGCACCGGGCCGAGGAGAGCGTCGTGTCTTCCCAGCCCGACTTTGGCGCCGAGTGA
- a CDS encoding type II secretion system F family protein: MPRLRLVQLDGWLRKAGRPLELTAGEVVALMEIAAVLFFAGGVALSCWLRLGFAAWSLGLVGGAAYPLLWLRDRMRLRQRAIVRGLPYGIDLLTLAVEAGLDFTAALAKVVEKGPKGPLAEELSVAIRELRMGKIREDALRQLARRVDLPPLTSFVQALVQADRMGTPLGKVLRVLSTQMRNERTQRAEKLANEAPVKLVLPLVFFIFPTLFLVLFGPIGYHVFFGGSF, translated from the coding sequence ATGCCGCGTTTGCGCCTGGTCCAGCTCGACGGCTGGCTCCGGAAAGCCGGCCGCCCGCTGGAGCTCACCGCGGGCGAGGTCGTGGCGCTGATGGAGATCGCCGCCGTGCTGTTCTTCGCCGGCGGCGTCGCTCTGTCCTGCTGGCTGCGGCTGGGATTTGCCGCCTGGTCATTGGGGCTGGTTGGGGGTGCCGCGTATCCACTGCTCTGGTTGCGCGATCGGATGCGGCTGCGCCAGCGCGCGATCGTGAGGGGATTGCCCTACGGGATCGACCTGCTCACCCTGGCGGTGGAAGCGGGGCTGGACTTCACGGCTGCGCTCGCCAAGGTGGTGGAGAAGGGCCCCAAGGGCCCGCTCGCCGAGGAGTTGTCCGTCGCCATCCGCGAGCTCAGGATGGGCAAGATCCGCGAGGATGCCCTGCGCCAGCTGGCGCGGCGAGTCGATCTGCCTCCGCTCACCTCCTTCGTGCAAGCGCTGGTGCAGGCCGACCGGATGGGAACGCCGCTCGGCAAAGTGCTTCGCGTGCTTTCCACGCAGATGCGCAACGAACGGACGCAGCGCGCCGAGAAGCTGGCCAACGAGGCGCCGGTGAAGCTGGTGCTGCCGCTCGTCTTCTTCATCTTCCCCACCCTCTTCCTCGTCCTCTTCGGACCGATCGGGTACCACGTCTTCTTCGGCGGGAGCTTCTGA